A stretch of Triticum aestivum cultivar Chinese Spring chromosome 1D, IWGSC CS RefSeq v2.1, whole genome shotgun sequence DNA encodes these proteins:
- the LOC123171570 gene encoding EID1-like F-box protein 3, with the protein MSEGTREMRRLRVGSAGGSKASASGGIADELSSGGRGIGARIRGVNVGILDEQVLALVFRALNWDPQALCSVARVSRRLRAVAERVLWRELCVSRAPRMVSALTTGSSASSGRVGGGWPALAKLLLYCCGAAGAGVRGHFAPVSRFSKTSGRSFLSRRCGGDLLYVSDPCEHAAAGAGDDEDVGAYRGVFRGFMRSRTRACLVGGRAPLEPRVRCPYCGARVWSVTAAGLAPRSACRRLGAHEGRLEYFVCVSGHLHGSCWLARLSSSDSDGDGERQRGRGGEDTDSDDDGFTATADGHTEL; encoded by the coding sequence ATGAGCGAAGGCACGCGGGAGATGAGGCGGCTGCGCGTCGGCAGCGCCGGCGGCAGCAAGGCGAGCGCGAGCGGCGGCATCGCCGACGAGTTGAGCAGCGGGGGGCGCGGCATTGGGGCGCGGATCCGCGGGGTCAACGTGGGGATCCTGGACGAGCAGGTGCTGGCGCTGGTGTTCCGCGCGCTCAACTGGGACCCGCAGGCGCTGTGCTCCGTGGCGCGGGTCAGCCGCCGGCTGCGCGCCGTCGCGGAGCGCGTGCTGTGGCGGGAGCTCTGCGTCTCGCGCGCGCCGCGGATGGTGTCCGCACTCACCACGGGCTCCTCGGCCTCGTCGGGCCGCGTGGGCGGCGGGTGGCCGGCGCTGGCGAAGCTGCTCCTCTACTGCTGCGGCGCGGCCGGGGCGGGCGTGCGGGGCCACTTCGCGCCCGTGTCGCGCTTCTCCAAGACGTCCGGCCGGAGCTTCCTGTCGCGGCGGTGCGGCGGGGACCTGCTGTACGTGTCGGACCCGTGCGAGCacgcggcggccggcgccggcgacgacgaggaCGTGGGCGCCTACCGCGGCGTGTTCCGCGGCTTCATGCGCTCGCGCACGCGCGCATGCCTGGTGGGCGGCCGCGCCCCGCTGGAGCCCCGCGTGCGCTGCCCCTACTGCGGCGCGCGCGTCTGGAGCGTCACGGCCGCCGGCCTCGCGCCCCGCAGCGCGTGCCGCCGCCTCGGCGCGCACGAGGGCCGCCTCGAGTACTTCGTCTGCGTCAGCGGCCACCTCCACGGCAGCTGCTGGCTCGCGCGCCTCTCCTCCAGCGACAGCGATGGCGACGGCGAGCGCCAGCGCGGCCGCGGTGGCGAGGACACCGACTCTGACGACGACGGATTCACTGCCACCGCCGACGGGCACACGGAGCTGTGA
- the LOC123182460 gene encoding uncharacterized protein — translation MFLGLLNPHVPHGKLLAVVLVAASTSIAAAASSPSEQAGSSQKSFNCMPCSMTYVSDAYPGALTPPLAQHNNLADVPHSSDLCKGLTNDLDVPVLLESHRQLVGEGSHRRLVYSMKFGSSKDTLVKFLDGYDANLVIIESLPSGVFVDPFELHHFVERKASRRQRLCNGRVRQP, via the exons ATGTTTCTAGGTCTGCTGAATCCGCATGTCCCACATGGAAAATTGCTAGCTGTGGTGCTTGTGGCCGCTTCGACCTCCATTGCTGCCGCTGCTTCGTCGCCGAGTGAGCAG GCAGGGAGCAGCCAGAAATCTTTCAATTGCATGCCCTGCTCTATGACATACGTTTCTGATGCATATCCCGGCGCCTTGACGCCACCGCTTGCTCAACATAATAACTTAGCTGACGTACCTCATTCGTCTGACTTGTGCAAAGGACTTACTAATGACCTTGATGTGCCTGTGCTTTTGGAATCGCACCGGCAACTTGTTGGTGAAGGTTCCCACCGCCGTCTTGTCTATTCCATGAAATTTGGTAGCAGCAAAGATACTTTGGTAAAATTCCTTGATGGCTATGATGCGAATCTTGTGATAATTGAGAGCCTCCCTAGTGGGGTCTTTGTTGACCCATTTGAGCTACATCATTTTGTTGAACGAAAAG CCTCTCGACGCCAGCGGTTATGCAACGGTCGAGTTCGGCAGCCCTGA
- the LOC123171577 gene encoding putative histone-lysine N-methyltransferase PRDM6, translating to MAAVAAPAAEAQAQAEEPSPPRPPPPEKRAAPTDAEEGEERPEPKRRRARVAALEKVPSAAAAAAAAAAAASEEEEDDGFSFLARSFSGVETTPKFGSFNPAAAQFVAFHLASPPPLVDPAEESPPVAVGGDGEEKGKDGNSH from the coding sequence ATGGCGGCGGTGGCCGCGCCCGCGGCCGAGGCGCAGGCGCAGGCGGAGGAGCCCTCTCCTCCCCGCCCGCCGCCCCCCGAGAAGCGCGCCGCGCCGACGGACgccgaggagggggaggagcggcCGGAGCCGAAGCGGCGGCGCGCGCGCGTGGCCGCGCTCGAGAAGGTccccagcgcggcggcggcggcggctgcggctgccgcggcggcgagcgaggaggaggaggacgacgggtTCTCGTTCCTCGCGCGGAGCTTCTCCGGGGTGGAGACGACGCCCAAGTTCGGGTCCTTCAACCCCGCCGCCGCCCAGTTCGTGGCCTTCCACCTGGCGTCCCCGCCGCCCCTGGTCGACCCGGCGGAGGAGTCCCCGCCGGTGGCGGTGGGTGGGGACGGGGAGGAGAAGGGCAAGGACGGCAATTCACACTAG